In Motilibacter aurantiacus, the genomic stretch GGTTCACCCGGCACGTGCGCGAGTCCCCGTCGGTCGACGCCCGCAGCGGCGTCTCGGCCCGGTTCGCCGTCGCCGCCGCCGAGACGGTCGCCTCCTCGGCCCTGCGCCGCTCCGCGCTCACGGGTGAGGCTCCGGCCGTCGCTCGGTTCTGCGACCTGCCGCCGGTCGTCGACACCCTGCTCGGCAAGGTCGAGTTCGAGGTGAGCGAGGAGGGCAACGAGCGGGAGGTCCTCCGCCACCTGCTGCGTCGCGCCACCGTCGAGGCGTTCCGCGGCCGGTTGGGGGCCAGCGACCTGCCGGCGCTGCTCGAGCGGTTCGACGAGGGGCTGGTCGTCGAGAGCGGAGACCTCGTGACGGGCGCCCGCCTCCTCGAGCAGGTCGGCCCGCTGCCGGGGCTCGGCCGCATCATGGAGCGGCTGGGCATGGACGACGCCGTGGACTCCCCCGCCTACGCCGCCAGCGCCCTGGAGTTCGCCCTCGAAGGGCTCTTCCTCAACCGCCGCATCAGCAAGGAAGAGGGCGCGGGGACCGCCGGCGAGCCGGGCACGCGCACCCTCTACGGGGCCTGAGATGGCGTACCGCTACGGCTCCTACGCCGACGGGCCGGACCCGCTCGCCCCGCCGTACGACGTCCGCCGGGCACTCGACGCGCTGGGCGACGACGTGCTGCAGGGCTCGTCGCTGCGGGACGCGCTGCGCGAGATGATGCGGCGCGGCATGGACGGCCGGCGCGGCCTGGACGACCTGCTTCGGCGGGCACGCCAGCAGCGCAGGGCGGCCCGCCGCAGCGGCCGGCTCGACGGCACGCTGGAGGAGGTACGCCGGCTGCTGGACGAGGCGCTCGGCCAGGAGCGGGCGGCGCTCTTCCCCGACCCCTCGGACGACGCCCGCTTCCGGGAGGCGCAGCTCGACGCGCTGCCCCCGGAGGCCGCACGGGCCCTGCGCGAGCTGACCGACTACGACTGGCGGTCCCCGCAGGCCCGGCAGACGTACGACGAGATCCAGGGCCTGCTGCGCCGGGAGGTGCTGGACTCGCAGTTCCGTGGGATGAAGCAGGCTTTGGAGAACCCCGATTCCGGAGCCATGCAGCAGGTCAAGGACATGCTGTCGGACCTGAACCGGATGCTGGCCAAGGACGCGCGAGGAGAGGACACGCGGTCCGACTTCCAGCAGTTCATGGACAAGCACGGGGAGTACTTCCCCGAGCAGCCGGAGAGCCTGGAGGAGCTGGTCGACGCGCTCGCCCGCCGGGCCGCGGCGGCCGAGCGCCTGCTCAACTCGATGTCCCGGGAGCAGCGCGCCGAGCTCGCCTCCCTCGTCGAGCAGACGCTCGGGGACCTCGACCTGCAGAGCCAGATGGCCCAGTTGCAGGGGCACCTGCGCGGTCGTCGGCCGGACCTGGACTGGCAGGGCCGCCAGCGGATGGACGGCGACCGGGGGCTCGGGATGGGCGACGCCACCAGCGCCCTCGAGGAGCTGGCCGACCTCGACGAGCTGGAGGCGGCGCTCGCGCAGGACTACCCGGGCGCAAGCCTGGAGGACATCGACGAGGAGGCGGTGCGCCGCGCCCTCGGGCGCAGGGCGGTGGACGACCTCGAAGCGCTGCGACGGCTCGAGCGGGAGCTGGAGCAGCAGGGCTACCTCTCGCGCACGGCGGGCCGGCTCGAGCTCACGCCCAAGGCGGTCCGCCGGCTCGGGCAGACGGCGCTGCGCCGGGTGTTCAACGACCTGGCCGCTCCCGGCCGCGGGACCCACGACGTCCACGACGCCGGGGCCGCGGGGGAGCCGACCGGTGCGAGCCGGCAGTGGGAGTTCGGGGACGAGCAGCCGATCGACGTGGTGCGGACGCTGACCAACGCCGTACGCCGTGGCGGCGCGCAGGACGGCCGGGTCCGGGTGCAGGTCGAGGACTTCGAGATCGTCGAGACCGAGCGGCGGTCGGCGGCCGCGGTCTGCCTGCTCGTCGACCTGTCGTACTCGATGGTGCTGCGCGACACCTGGGGGCCGGCCAAGCAGACCGCGCTCGCGCTGCACGCCCTCGTGTCCGGGCAGTACCCCCAGGACGCGGTCCAGATCATCGGCTTCTCGTCCTACGCCCGCGTCCTGCAGCCGGGCGAGCTCGCCGGGCTCGAGGCCGACATGGTGCAGGGCACGAACCTGCAGCACGCCCTCATGCTCGCGAGCCGTTTCCTGGACAAGCACAAGAGCGCCGAGCCGGTCGTGCTCGTCGTGACCGACGGCGAGCCGACCGCGCACCTGCTGCCCGACGGCAGGCCGTACTTCGCCTGGCCCCCGGAGCACGAGACGATCACCGCCACCGTCGCGGAGGTGGACCGCTTGACGCGGCGCGGCGCTGCGCTGAACGTCTTCCTGCTCGACGACGACCCGCGGCTGGTCGACTTCGTGCGCGAGGTCGTGCGCCGCAACGGCGGCAGGATGCTCCAGCCGTCCGCCGACCGGCTGGGGGCGTACGTCGTCAGCGACTACCTGCGCATGCGCCGGGGGCGCGGGGCGCGCCGGGCCTCCTGAGCCGTCATCCGGCACGCCGGCCGTAGACCAGCCGGCGCAGCGCAGCCTCGGCCGGGCCGGGCCTCCCGGCCCGGTCGAGGGCGTACGCGATGCCGACCGTCGCGGCCCACACCAGCACCGCGACGGCTGCGGCGCGCGCCCCGTGCAGGCCGTCGCCGAGGCCGAGGCCCCAGGCCGCCAGCAGCGGCGCGAACAGGACGGACTGGAGCAGGTAGCACGTGAGCGAGCGGCTGCCCGTCGCCGTCAGGGCGCGCCGCACCCGGGCCGGCGCGACGCCCTCCCGGCGGGTCGACCAGTGCGCCAGGGCCGCGACGTACCCGATGCCCGCGAGGACGCCGGTGGCGTCGTGCACCGTCTCCATCGCGGCGTAGGCCGCGCCCGGCTCGACGTCGACGACCCCCGCGACCGCGAGGGCCGCCGGCAGGCCTCCCAGGACGCCCGCACCCACGCCGCCGACGGCGAGCCGGCGCAGGAGCGGCAGGTGCTCGGCGGGCCGGTCGAGCAGGCCCCGGCGGGCAGCAAGCACGCCGACGAGCATGAGGGGCAGCATCACGGGGGCCACCGGCGTGACGGCGAGCGAGACCGCCCAGAAGCCGAGGCGCTCGGGGACGGAGGCCAGGTATCCGGGCGTCGGGCCGAGGACGTCACCCACGGCAAGCAGGCCGCTGCCCCCGCCGAGCAGCAGGGCGCAGAACGCCGCGGTCGCCACCGCCCAGCGCACCAGCACCCGACGGCGACGGAACATCAGGTACGGCAGCAGCAGCCCGGTGAGCCCGTAGACGCCGAGCACGTCGCCCTCGAAGAGCAGGGCCGCGTGGACGCCGCCGAAGGCGACCAGCCAGAGCTGCCGTCGGCGCAGGACGGCCCGCGCCTCACCGCGTGAGGCCCCCGCTTGCTGCTGACGGCGCACGATGTGCCAGGCGCCGTAGCCCACGAGCAGGGCGAACGCGGGGTAGGACCGCTGGTCGACGAGGAGCACCGTGAGAAGGTCGACGGCCCGGTCGAGCCTGTCCCCGCCCTGCAGGCGGCCGCCCAGGCCCGTCTCGCCGCCGTAGGCGTAGACGGCGACGTTGGCCAGCGCGATGAAGAGCAGCAGCCCGCCACGCGCCAGGTCGGGCGCGGTCGAGCGGCCCACCCTTCCCAGCGGCCCGGCAGGCGCCACCGCTCGCACCGCTCGGCCCCCCTCCTGCGGGGGCACTCCCCCCGGCTCCGGGGCCGAGGCTAGCCGCAGACGATCATGAGCGGAGCTGTTCGCGCTCGCAGGCGTAGCAGTCGCGCCCGTCCAGCGCCCAGGCCCGCACCTGCCCGCCGCAGCCCCGGCACGCCTGCTGCTTGTAGACGTAGCGGGCCTGCTCGGGCGGGGTGTCGTCGGGTGCGTCGTCGACGGTGAGGATCGACCCTACCCGCACGCCGCGGGCCATCAGGGAGCGCAGGTCCTCCCACATCGCGGCGTACGTCTCCGCGGGCACCTCGCGTGCCGGTGTCCGCGGGTCCAGCCGGTGCCGGTAGAGCACCTCGGCGCGGTACACGTTGCCCACGCCGGCGATCGCCGCCTGGTCCAGCAGCGCGGCGCCGACCGACCTCGGGTGCGCGAGCAGCCGGCGTACGGCTTCGTCCCCGTCCGCCTCCGGGCGCAGCGGGTCCGGCCCGAGGCCCGAGAGCAGCCGGGCCACGGCCGCGTCGTCCAGCAGGGTGCAGGACATGGGGGCGATGAGGTCGTACGCCGCCCGCTCCCCGGCCAGGCGCAGCCGCGTCCCCTTGCGCGGCTCGGCGCGGGGGTCGTCGTAGCGCAGGAAGAGCCCGCGCAGCCCGAGGTGGACGTGGACGGTGCCGCCGGCGGTGAAGGCGAGCAGCAGGTTCTTGCCGTACGCCTCGGAGCTCTCCAGTGTCGTGCCGTCGAGCAGCGCCGCTTCCGCCGCGAACTTCCCCTGCGGGCTCGAGGCCTGCAGCCGCTCGCTGACGAGGTCGGCGCGCAGCGCGTCGGCATAGCGGTGCAGGGAGTGTCCTTCGGGCATGGCCCTCCCCTACCCCGCGGCGGGCCCTGCGCGCGCCCTCACCCGGCCCTGTCCCCCACGACCGTCGCGCCCGCGACGAGCGCCGCCTCGGGGTGCTCCGCCTCGGCCCGGGAGACCGTGCGCCGGGCGCGCGGGACCAGCAGCGCCGCCAGCGCGGCGAGCGCCGCGGCCCCGGCCAGCGCGGCGAAGCCCCACGTGTAGCCCGACTCGGCGGGAAGCCCCTCTGACGAGGCGCCCGCCGTCACGATGCCGGACATGACGGCCGCGCCCACGGACCCGCCGATCGTGCGGATGTTGGCGTTCATGCCGCTCGCGACCCCCGTCTGCTCCGGCGGGACCGCGTCCACGATGAGGGCGGACATCGCGGAGAAGGCGAGGCCGAAGCCGACGCCGAGGACGGCGGTCGCGAGGCAGAGCTGCCAGACCGTGTCGTGGGCGAAGGCCATGAGCAGGAACGGCACGACGGCGACGCAGGAGCCCGCGAGGACGACCGCCTTGGCTCCGTGGCGCGCGACCAGCCGGCCGGACGCGAGCCCGGCGGCGAACATCGTGACGCTCCACGGCAGCAGGATCAGCCCGGACTCGGTGATGCTCGAGCCGAAGCCGTAGCCCGCGCTCGCCGGGGTCTGCAGGAACTGCGGGAGGAAGCCGAAGGTCGCGTACATCCCCACCCCGATCAGCAGTGCGACGAGGTTGGTGGTCCAGACCGCGGGCAGCCGCATCATCGCCAGGTCGATGAGCGGCGCGTCCGACCGCTGCTCGGCGGCCGCCCAGGCGACGGCCAGCGCCACGGCGGCGGCCAGCAGGCCGAGCACGCGCACCGAGCCCCAGCCCCAGGTGTGCCCCTGGCTGACCGGGAGGAGCAGGCAGACCAGCCAGGCCGACAGCAGGGCGGCCGGGAGCACGCTCACCCGTCCCGGGGTGCGGACCGGCGACGCGGGCACCAGCGCGTAGGTCGCGAGGGCGGCGAGGGACACGATGATCAGCGGGAACCAGAAGAGCCAGTGGTAGTCGAGCGCCGAGACGATCGGGCCGGCCAGCACGATGCCGAGGCCGCCGCCGACCGCCATCAGCGCCGCCAGCGCGCCCACGGCGCCGGCCACCCTCTCCCGGGGGAACTCGTCGCGCACGATGCCGAACGCCAGTGGCAGCACGCCCCCGCCGATGCCCTGGACCACCCGCGCCGCGATCAGCACGCGCACATCGGTGGCGAGCGCGGCGAGCAGAGACCCGGCCCCGAGCGCGGAGAGCGTGACGAGGAGCATGCGCTCCTTGCCGACCGCGTCCCCGATGCGGCCCACGATGGGGGTGAAGATCGACGCCGAGAGCAGGTAGGCGGTCAGCACCCAGGTGGCGGTCGCCTGGTCGGTGCCGAGGTCGTGCTGGATCGTGGCGAGGACGGGCGTCACGAGCGACTGCAGGAGCGCGAACGCGGCGACCGCCGCGGCCAGGACGGCGAAGGTCACCCGGTGGTCGGCAGGCGCTGTGCGCTCGTTCGGATCGTGCATCGTTCCGCTCCTCCACCGTGCGGTTGATCTGGAGGTACCTCCACTTGAGCGACCAGCCTAAGTGGAGACTCCTCCGGCTCGCAACGGGGTTTTCCTGCCCCGGCCGGCCCCGCCGCCGGGCGGGCCGACCCGTCCCGCGCGGATAGGGTCGCGGCCGTGCGACGACTGTTCGGCGGGCTGCCACCCGAGGTGATGGTGCTCTCGGCCGTGGCGTTCGCGGTGGCCCTGGGCTTCGGCGTGCTCGCGCCCGTCATCCCGCTCTTCGCCGAGAGCTTCGGGGTGGGAGCCGCGGCGTCGGGTGCGGTCATCAGCGCGTTCGCGCTGACCCGGCTGGCCTTCGCGCTGTCGGGCGGGCGGCTCGTGGACCGGTTCGGCGAGCGGTCGATCCTCGCCCTCGGCGTGGGCATCGTCGCCGTCTCCAGCGCGGTGGCCGGCCTCTCCCAGACGTACGCCCAGTTGGTCGCCCTGCGCGGCATCGGTGGCGTCGGGTCGGCGATGTTCACCGTGTCCTCGATGAGCCTGCTGCTGCGCGTCGTCCCGGACGACCTGCGCGGACGGGCTGCCGGCCTCTACCAGGGCGGCTTCATCCTCGGCGGCATCAGCGGCCCGGCGCTCGCCGGCCCCTTCAGCGCCTGGTCACTGCGGGCGCCGTTCTTCTTCTACGCCGGCACGCTCGCGGTCGCCGGCGGCATCGCGGTCGCCTACCTCAGCCACGTCAGCCTCCGCGAGCGGTCGGGGGCGGCGCCCGCCGAGGCGACGCGCATGCGCGTGGGGGACGCCCTGCGCAACCGCGCCTACAGCACGGCCCTGTTCGCCAACTTCGCCACCGGGTGGGTGGCCTTCGGCGTGCGCGCGTCGCTGATCCCGCTCTTCGTCACCGAGGGCCTGGACAAGGGCCTCGGCGTGGCCAGCATCGGCTTCACGATCTCCGCCGCCGTCCAGGCGCTGCTCCTGCTGCCCGCGGGCCGCCTGGCGGACCAGCGCGGGCGCAGGCTCACCCTGAGCCTGGGCATGGCCCTCAGCACGGTCAGCCTGCTGCTGCTCACCTTCGAGGAGACCGTGCCCGGCTTCTTCGTGGCGATGGCCTTCTTCGGGGCCGGGTTCGGCCTGGTCTCCCCCGCATCCGGCGCCGTGGTCGGGGACATCGTGCGCGGGCGTGGAGGCAGCGTGGTCGCGGCGTACCAGATGGCCGCCGACGTGGGCTCGATCACCGGCCCCCTGCTGGCGGGGTGGCTCGTGGACGAGGTGTCGTACCCGGCGGCCTTCGGGACGGCGGCGATCATCGTGGCGATCAGCGCCTTGCTCGCCACCACCTTGCCCGAGACCCGCCGCTCCGCCCGGCCCTCCGCGCCCGCCCCGTAGGCCGGTCGGCGGGCCCCGGGGCGGGGCCCGCCGCTGCCGGCCGCCGTCAGCTGGTCGGCATCAGGACCGAGTCGATGAGGTAGACGGTCGCGTTGGCGGTCTGCACGCCGCCGCAGATCACGTTCGCGTCGTTGACCTTGAGCGAGTCGCCGCTACCGGTCACGTCCACGTCGTCGCCCTCGACCGTCGTCTGCATGCCGACGACCTGCTCGGGAGACAGCTGCCCGGGAACCACGTGGTACGTGAGGATCTGCGTGAGCAGGGCGTCGTCGGTCTTCAGCGTCTCGAGGGTCTTCGCGTCGATCTTCGCGAAGGCCTCGTCGACCGGGGCGAACACCGTGAACTCACCGCCGTTGAGCGTGTCCACGAGGTCGACCTTCGGGTTGAGCTTGCCCGACACCGCGGAGACGAGCGTCTTGAGCAGCGGGTTGTTGGAGGCAGCGGTCGCCACCGGGTCCTGGGCCATGCCCTCGACAGACCCGGCCCCGCTCGGCACGGCGGCCGCGTAGTCCGCGCAGCCCGGCCCGACCGGGCCGGACGCGGTGCCCGTGCCGCCCGTCCCCATGGACGCCTCCATCGAGGGGGTCGCCGACGGCGTCATCGGCATCGTCGGCATCGTCGAGGACATGCCGGCCTCGCCGGTGGTGCTCGCTGCGGTGTCGTCACCGTCGTCGCCGCAGGCGGTCAACCCCAGCGTCAGGGCGGCGAGGACACCGGCGACGGCGAGCGGCTTGCGGGTCGCGAGATTCATGATCTGCCTTTCTGTTGTTGTGCGAGTTGCACAGGGGCATGACTGAGCTGGCTGTCGCCCTCCCGAAGGCAGGGCTCAGCTGTTGACGTCGTGACGGCCTCGGCAGCGGCCGCAGCGGGGTCAGTCCGTGACGGAGACGACCACCGAGTGCCAGCCCTGAGACCCCTCAGGGAACGGCGTCTCTCTTGCTTCCGGCTGCACCGCCCCGTCGGTGTCCGCCGCGCGCACCTCGAGCTTGTGGCTCCCGGGTGTGGTGGCCTCCCACTCCCAGACCCACTGCCGCCAGAGGTCGGTGCTCGCGGCGGTGGACAGCTGCGCCTGCTGCCACGGCCCGCCGTCCACCCGGACCTCGACCCTTGCGACTCCACGGTGCTGGGCCCACGCGACTCCCGCAACCGCAACGCGTCCCACCCGGTTGCGGGAGAAGGGCCGTGGGGTGTCGATGCGCGACGCCGTCTTGATCGGCGCCTGCGCTGCCCAGCCCCGCTTCACCCAGTAGGCGTCGTACGCCGCGAACGACGTGACCTCGAGCTCGGTCACCCACTTGGTCGCCGAGACGTAGCCGTAGAGGCCGGGGATCACCATCCGGCACGGGAACCCGTGCTTGGGCGTGAGCGGTCTGCCGTTCATGGCGACCGCCAGCATCGCGTCGCGGCCGTCCATGGCCACGGCCGTCGGGGTGCCGATGGTCATCCCGTCGACCGACCGGCTCACGATCTGGTCGGCGCCGGCCCGGGGCCCGGCCTCGGCGAGCAGCGGCCCGAGCGGGACGCCGAGCCAGCGCGCGGTCCCGACAAGGTCGCCTCCCACCTCGTTCGACACACAGGTCAGCGTGATGTCGCGCTCGATCATGGGCCGTGCGAGCAGCTGCTCCCAGTCGAGCGTGAGCTCCCGCTCGACGTCACCGAAGACCCGCAGGGACCAGTCCTCGGTGGCGACCTGAGGCACCGTGAGGGCGGTGTCGACCCGATAGAAGTCGCGCTCGGAGGTGAAGAAGGCCGACACCCCCGGCGTCTGCAGCACCGCACCGCGGGCGAGCGCCGGCGCAGGGCTCGCCGGCGCCGGGAGCCGCACCGCGGAACGGGACGCGGCGGCGCCCAGCCGGCGGACCGCTGCCCGGCCCACGACGTCGGACCCGAGAGCGGCCACGCCGACCCCCGCGGCCGTAGCCAGGAAGCGGCGCCGGTCGACACCCGAGCCACCGTCACCCGTGCCGTTGTCACCGGTGCCGGGGCCGAACGTGCCGACGTCGCTGGGGACATGCCCTGCGTCGGCCGCGGGCACGTCCCGCGCGGAAGGGGCCCGGACGGCGCGGAGCAGCAGCCCGAGGGCCACCACCCCGGCGACGCCTCCGCTCAAAGAGGGAAGCGCGTCTTGCCAATCCGCGTTCGGACGCGTGACCGCGGCCGCGGCGGCCACGACTCCCAGGGCGGCCACGCCGGCGTACCCGAGGAGCCTGTGCCGGACGGCCAGCACACCGACCGCCAACGCCAGGAGCAGCACTGTGGCGATCACACCGGCGAGCAGGACGTCCTTGTCGTTCTCGCCGAAGCTCCGGATGGCGAGCTCCTTGAGCCACCGCGGGGTCCGGTCGACGAACGCCCCGCCGACGGCGATGACCGGCGACGAGGCACGGCCGAGCAGTCCGGCCACGACCTCGGACACGCCGAGCGCGAGGAGGGCCGCGAGCAGGCCCGCGGCGGCGCCGGCGGTCCCCCGCCACCGCTCGCCGCTGCGCCTGCCCTTGCTGGTCACACCTGGTCTTCGGCTCTGCGCCGGGACCGGACTGCCGGGGTGCGTGCGAGCCAGGTCACTGTTTGAGCACGCACCGTCGGCACCTCCGTCAGCTCAGCGCCTGCTCCAGGTCGGCGACCAGGTCGTCTGCGCTCTCGATGCCCACCGACAACCGGACCAGGTCGGCGGGGACCTCCAGCGGGGAGCCCGCCGCGGACGCGTGGGTCATGCGCCCCGGGTGCTCGATGAGCGACTCCACGCCGCCGAGCGACTCCCCGAGCGTGAACACCTTCGCCCGCTCGCAGACGCGCAGCGCTGCGTCCTCGCCGCCCTTGAGCCGGAACGACACCATCCCACCGAAGGCACGCATCTGCTTGCGCGCGATCTCGTGGCCCAGGTGGCCGGGCAGCCCCGGGTAGAGAACCTCAGCAACTGCAGAAGAGCCGTTCAGGAACTCCACGACGCGCTCGGCATTTGCGCAGTGTCGGTCCATGCGGACGGCGAGGGTCTTGGCGCCGCGCAGCACGAGCCAGCTGTCCAAGGGGCCGGGCACGGCACCAGCGGCGTTCTGGGAGAACGCGAGGCGCTCACCCAGCTCCGCGTCGGCGACGACCAGGGCGCCCCCGACAACATCGGAGTGGCCGCCGAGGTACTTCGTGGTCGAGTGCACGACCACGTCCGCCCCGAGCGCGAGCGGCTGCTGCAGGTAGGGCGAGGCGAACGTGTTGTCGACGAGGACGAGGGCGTCGTTGTCGTGCGCGATCGCGGAGACGGCGGAGATGTCGGCGATCGACAGCAGCGGGTTCGAGGGCGTCTCGACCCAGACCAGCCTGGTGGAGCCGGGGCGCACGGCGGCGCGGACCGCGTCGAGGTCGCGCAGGTCGACGGGGTCGTACTCGATCCCCCACCGCGACCAGACTTTGGCGAACAGCCGGTAGGTGCCGCCGTAGGCGTCGTTGGGGACGATCACGTGGTCGCCGGGCGAGAGGACCGTGCGCAGCAGGGTGTCCTCGGCCGCGAGCCCGCTGGCGAACGCCAGGGCCCGCCGCCCGCCCTCGAGGGCCGCCAGGCACTCCTCGAGGGCGGTCCGGGTCGGGTTGCCCGAGCGCGAGTACTCGTAGCCGCCGCGGAGCCCGCCGACGCCGTCCTGCTTGTACGTCGACGCCTGCACGATCGGCGGCACCACGGCCCCGGTGAGCGGGTCGGGCTCCTGCCCGGCATGGATCGCAAGGGTCTCGAAGCCGTACGCGTCGGTCATGCGTCTCACGCTAGACCCGTCCGGCGCGGGCGGGCGCAGCGCGCCTCGCCGGCGGCCCGGGCCGGCGGGCCCGCCCCGCGGAATCCGCGCGGCCCACCGGGCGTTGCAGAGGCATGCTGTTCGGACGCATGAAGGCTTCCATGGTCCCCGCCGGGTCGGCCCTGCCCGGGCGCCCGGGGCGGCCGTACTCGCTCGCCGGCACGCACACCGTGCTCGGCACCCCGATCGAGGGCCCGTACCCCGAGGGCCTGGAGACCGCGTACTTCGCGATGGGCTGCTTCTGGGGCGCAGAGCGCGCGTTCTGGAAGGTGCCGGGCGTGTGGACCACCGCCGTCGGCTATCAGGGCGGGTTCACCCCGAACCCGACCTACGAGGAGACGTGCACCGGCATGACCGGGCACACCGAGGCCGTGAAGGTCGTCTTCGACCCGGCGAAGGTGACGTACGCCGAGCTGCTCGGGGTGTTCTGGGAGTCGCACGACCCGACCCAGGGCTACCGGCAGGGCAACGACGTCGGCACGCAGTACCGCTCGGCGGTCTACTGGACCTCCGAGGAGCAGCGGGCGGCCGTGGAGGCGTCGCGGGCGGCGTACCAGCAGGAGCTGACCCGCGCCGGCCACGGCGAGATCACCTCGGAGCTGGCCCCGGCCGGTGAGTTCTACTACGCCGAGGACTACCACCAGCAGTACCTCTCGGACGCCAAGGTGCCGTGGGGCTACTGCGGGCTCGGCGGCACCGGTGTCTCGTGCCCGGTGGGGCTGAACGTCCCCGCGCAGGCCGAGCAGACCGCTCCGAGCGCCGGCTAGGACGAGCGGCACGAGGCGACACGGGGCGACACGGGGCGACACGGGGCACAGCGCAGAGGGGCCGGCGACACACGTCGCCGGCCCTTCGTGCGCCTCGCCCCGCCCTTCCCGCCCGTGAAGGTCAGGGGGCGGCGAGATAGCCCAGCAGGTCCTGCCGGGTGATGACGCCGACCGGGTCGCCGTCCGCGATGACCACGGCGGCACCGGATTGCTCCAGTGCGGTGACCGCGGCGCTGACCGGCTCGCCGGCGCCGAGGATCGGCAGCGGGTCGCTCATGTGCTGGTCCAGCCGGTCCGCAAGGTGCGCCCGCCCGGCGAACA encodes the following:
- the msrA gene encoding peptide-methionine (S)-S-oxide reductase MsrA: MLFGRMKASMVPAGSALPGRPGRPYSLAGTHTVLGTPIEGPYPEGLETAYFAMGCFWGAERAFWKVPGVWTTAVGYQGGFTPNPTYEETCTGMTGHTEAVKVVFDPAKVTYAELLGVFWESHDPTQGYRQGNDVGTQYRSAVYWTSEEQRAAVEASRAAYQQELTRAGHGEITSELAPAGEFYYAEDYHQQYLSDAKVPWGYCGLGGTGVSCPVGLNVPAQAEQTAPSAG